The window GCGCCGACCGTCCTGCCACCCTCGCGGATAGCAAAGCGCAGACCCTTCTCCATGGCCACCGGCGTGTGCAGCGTGACCTCGAGCGCGATGTTGTCGCCCGGCATCACC of the Acidobacteriaceae bacterium genome contains:
- the tuf gene encoding elongation factor Tu (EF-Tu; promotes GTP-dependent binding of aminoacyl-tRNA to the A-site of ribosomes during protein biosynthesis; when the tRNA anticodon matches the mRNA codon, GTP hydrolysis results; the inactive EF-Tu-GDP leaves the ribosome and release of GDP is promoted by elongation factor Ts; many prokaryotes have two copies of the gene encoding EF-Tu), producing VMPGDNIALEVTLHTPVAMEKGLRFAIREGGRTVGAGAISEIIK